In the Carassius gibelio isolate Cgi1373 ecotype wild population from Czech Republic chromosome B24, carGib1.2-hapl.c, whole genome shotgun sequence genome, one interval contains:
- the dcun1d3 gene encoding DCN1-like protein 3, whose product MGQCVTKCKNPTSSLGSKSGEKDAGKSHGKKGGAHKEGVAKSSTDVIFNGTKVSEVTVEGTTAPAVSADVWREQSAPDGEGVSLARIDQLFSCYKDEHEDAILEEGMERFCNDLCVDPAEFRVLVLAWKFQAATMCKFTRREFVDGCKAIQADSIPGICSRFSMLLEESRGEENFKDLYRFTFQFGLDAEQGQRSLQRSIAIALWQLVFTLDTPPLLEHWLDFLSENPCAVRGISRDTWNMFLNFTQSIGQDLSNYSEDEAWPSLFDSFVEWETERRRREQSDSEDACGS is encoded by the exons atgGGGCAGTGTGTGACTAAATGTAAAAACCCCACATCCTCTCTGGGCAGTAAAAGTGGCGAAAAGGATGCTGGGAAATCGCATGGTAAAAAAGGCGGCGCGCACAAGGAGGGAGTGGCCAAGTCTTCCACCGACGTCATATTCAATGGCACCAAAGTGTCTGAGGTGACGGTGGAGGGCACCACAGCTCCGGCGGTCTCTGCAGACGTGTGGCGGGAGCAGAGCGCACCGGACGGGGAAGGAGTGTCGCTGGCTCGGATCGACCAGCTGTTCTCGTGTTATAAGGACGAGCATGAAGATGCCATCCTGGAGGAGGGGATGGAACGCTTCTGCAACGATCTGTGCGTCGATCCTGCCGAGTTCAGAGTGCTGGTGCTGGCGTGGAAGTTCCAGGCTGCTACCATGTGCAAGTTTACAAG GAGGGAGTTTGTGGACGGCTGTAAGGCGATCCAAGCCGACAGTATCCCGGGGATCTGCTCTCGGTTCTCCATGCTGCTAGAGGAGTCCCGTGGAGAAGAGAATTTTAAAGATCTCTACCGCTTCACCTTCCAGTTCGGGCTGGATGCAGAGCAGGGTCAGCGTTCCCTTCAGCGCTCCATCGCCATCGCACTGTGGCAGCTCGTCTTCACGCTGGACACGCCGCCGCTGCTTGAGCACTGGTTGGACTTCCTGTCGGAGAACCCGTGTGCCGTGCGCGGCATCTCTCGCGACACCTGGAACATGTTTCTGAACTTCACGCAGAGCATCGGCCAGGACCTCAGCAACTACAGCGAGGACGAGGCCTGGCCCAGCCTCTTCGACTCCTTCGTGGAGTGGGAGACGGAGAGACGGCGGAGAGAACAGTCGGACTCTGAGGACGCGTGTGGATCTTGA
- the lyrm1 gene encoding LYR motif containing protein 1 yields the protein MSRSDVLSLYRRVLRIARSWTAQSALPHDTDTERKYITQEARSLFRQNQQITEPESIKRCIEECEARIEIGLHYRNPYPRPTYLPPMGLATQKGRKLRAQQRLRKQAKPLYLQSHDDT from the exons ATGTCTCGTTCAGACGTGCTGTCTCTCTACAGGAGGGTCCTGCGCATCGCACGCAGCTGGACAGCGCAGTCTGCTCTTCCACACGACACTGACACCGAGAGGAAATATATCACTCAGGAGGCTCGAAGCCTCTTCAGACAGAACCAGCAG ATAACAGAGCCAGAATCAATCAAGAGATGCATTGAAGAGTGTGAAGCTCGGATAGAGATAG GACTGCATTATAGGAACCCCTATCCGAGACCA ACATATCTTCCTCCGATGGGTCTGGCCACTCAGAAAGGCAGAAAGCTGCGAGCTCAGCAGAGACTGAGGAAACAAGCCAAGCCGCTGTACCTACAGTCTCACGATGacacctga